A genome region from Primulina eburnea isolate SZY01 chromosome 9, ASM2296580v1, whole genome shotgun sequence includes the following:
- the LOC140841801 gene encoding uncharacterized protein, which produces MDHMLCHTDVRCLWKQLKMSAYTHTPRAFGLPLCGGENKFFTLQPHGSRCGLSRRDFAFRGVVTAAASAASTIPVVQPPSSMSQDLEKLLFKPDGYNYWTWRGRKIHYVVEGEGFPIVLIHGFGASAYHWRYNIPEWAKNHKVYALDLIGFGWSEKAIIDYDALVWRDQVVDFLKEVVKEPAVLVGNSLGGFTALVSAASMQDQVKGVVLLNTAGQFGGANDATKESEETLLQKIVVKPLKEAFQRVFLRFLFWQAKQPARIESVLKSIYVNSANVDDYLINSITRPADDPNAAEVYYRLMTRFMSNQRKYTLDNVLSQLSCPLLLVWGDLDPWVGPAKALRIKEFYPNTSLVNLQAGHCPHDEVPELVNKALLDWLSTINV; this is translated from the exons ATGGATCACATGCTCTGCCATACCGACGTACGCTGCCTCTGGAAGCAGCTCAAGATGTCAGCATACACGCACACACCAAGAGCATTCGGCTTACCATTGTGTGGCGGCGAGAACAAGTTCTTCACGCTTCAACCTCACG GAAGCAGGTGTGGGTTGAGTAGGAGAGATTTtgctttcagaggagttgttaCGGCTGCGGCTTCAGCTGCTTCCACTATTCCTGTCGTGCAACCACCTTCCTCGATGTCTCAAG ATTTGGAGAAATTGCTGTTTAAACCGGATGGTTATAACTATTGGACGTGGCGAGGTCGGAAGATACATTATGTTGTGGAAGGGGAGGGGTTCCCCATTGTTCTTATTCATGGTTTTGGGGCTTCTGCGTATCACTGGAG GTACAACATACCTGAATGGGCAAAAAATCATAAGGTCTATGCACTAGATTTGATAGGATTCGGGTGGAGCGAGAAGGCAATTATTGATTACGATGCTCTGGTATGGAGAGATCAGGTCGTGGATTTCTTGAAAGAGGTTGTCAAAGAACCTGCAGTATTAGTTGGAAACAG TCTAGGAGGATTTACAGCCTTGGTATCAGCAGCCTCAATGCAAGATCAAGTTAAGGGGGTTGTGTTGTTAAACACTGCAGGACAATTTGGTGGAGCTAATGATGCAACCAAAGAATCTGAAGAGACACTCTTGCAAAAGATTGTTGTAAAGCCTCTAAAAGAAGCTTTTCAACGTGTCTTCCTTCGATTTTTGTTTTGGCAAGCCAAGCAACCAGCCCGCATTGAGTCCGTCTTGAAAAGT ATATATGTTAACTCTGCTAACGTGGATGACTATCTTATCAATTCAATTACGAGGCCTGCTGATGACCCaaatgcagcggaagtttaTTACAG ACTGATGACTCGATTCATGTCAAACCAAAGGAAATACACACTTGACAATGTTTTAAGCCAGCTTTCTTGCCCGTTGTTATTGGTCTGGGGTGACTTGGATCCTTGGGTAGGCCCTGCTAAAGCTCTTCGAATCAAAGAATTCTATCCGAACACTTCTCTGGTTAATCTTCAAGCTGGACATTGCCCCCACGACGAAGTCCCGGAACTCGTTAACAAGGCTTTGCTGGATTGGCTGTCTACTATAAATGTATGA